The Schistocerca americana isolate TAMUIC-IGC-003095 unplaced genomic scaffold, iqSchAmer2.1 HiC_scaffold_331, whole genome shotgun sequence genome includes a window with the following:
- the LOC124580519 gene encoding nucleolar protein dao-5-like, translated as MSMREDALLAKGVADRRPSGPAQATELIPVVAPSGPPLMTNRLSTTDADGFDSSDFDAHPRDRVFILMNKLAHGGPYPGREDDEAAILAFCNIQKAAALPHTRQHVSGVPPRAPPVASHDFAVPAVAASAGVAPLASTTEEVDVPPVAPLAPETREEPVAALAAATEMEDMDLPDANLAEAIAESERRDTDLDAPRVPRKRRAVTHDDSDTPSQTSEGARPRKKATRASRTSTTESGLTLAGSSRSTAAQKSTKTTRRPTRSPAASRQPDEDGFVAPPRRHTARAAALQLPTPLPTANTFAGVSDDAMEDGAAPPAPAQKKPPPIVIQWAGEYKEFQQKLDRVATSATVKNAGRDLYKVTVSTNEEYRAVMDAICKDGLPFAAATKGGPASATRSSAQVERETRPPTAPSTASPVGVAAPAPTQGARAAAPRRRRRRAGRATPAAARRTVEDTLPPQRTTPRAAPRPAADAPRQSPSTERPPPAAPVAEAAPAAPTAPMAPDAAELRSSTTGQRLVGQISCESNYLSPPDVETGGVTMNDAQ; from the exons ATGTCGATGAGAGAGGATGCTTTActtgcgaagggtgtggcggatcgccgtccgtcggggccagctcaggcgactgagttgaTCCCGGTGgtggccccatccggccccccacttatgacgaaccggcTTTCGACAACTGACGCTGACGGGTTTGACTCATCGGATTTTGACGCGCACCCTCGTGATCGAGTGTTCATTCTCATGAACAAACTCGCCCACGGGGGCCCCTACCCTGGTCGAGAGGACGACGAGGCGGCTATTCTCGCCTTCTGCAACATTCAGAAGGCTGCCGCTCTACCGCACACGAGGCAGCATGTgtcgggtgtgccaccgagagcccCGCCGGTCgcatcgcacgattttgcggtccCGGCGGTGGCGGCCTCGGCGGGAGTTGCGCCGCTGGCCTCGACCACTGAAGAGGTCGATGTGCCCCCGGTTGCCCCCCTGGCCCCGGAGACACGAGAAGAGCCCGTGGCTGCGCTAGCTGCAGCTACCGAGATGGAGGACATGGACCTGCCCGACGCAAATCTGGCTGAGGCGATTGCCGAGTCGGAGCGCCGTGACACCGACCTTGACGCTCCCCGCGTGCCCAGAAAGCGCCGGGCTGTGACGCATGACGACTCTGACACTCCCTCTCAGACATCTGAAGGAgcgaggccgcggaagaaggccacCAGGGCCTCCCGCACCTCCACCACCGAGTCTGGGCTGACTCTCGCGggctcctcccggagcaccgccGCGCAGAAATCGACGAAGACCACGCGGCGGCCCACTCGTTCACCTGCTGCTTCCCGACAGCCGGACGAGGATGGTTTTGTCGCCCCGCCCCGGCGGCACACTGCCAGGGCCGCTGCGCTGCAGCTACCGAccccgctgccgaccgccaacacGTTTGCGGGCGTCAGCGACGATGCGATGGAGGATGGCGCCGCGCCTCCGGCGCCGGCCCAAAAGAAGCCGCCGCCTATAGTCATCCAGTGGGCTGGCGAATACAAGGAGTTCCAGCAAAAACTGGACAGGGTGGCCACGTCCGCCACTGTCAAGAACGCTGGCCGTGACCTTTACAAGGTCACAGTGTCGACCAACGAGGAGTACCGCGCGGTGATGGACGccatctgcaaagatggcctccc cttTGCTGCCGCCACCAAGGGAGGACCAGCTTCCGCCACCCGAAGTTCGGCGCAGGTGGAGCGTGAGACGCGGCCACCGACCGCGCCGTCCACGGCTTCGCCCGTGGGGGTGGCAGCCCCCGCGCCCACGCAGGGCGCGCGGGCTGCCGCCCCGCGCAGGCGTCGCCGGCGTGCGGGCCGGGCCACCCCTGCCGCTGCACGACGGACTGTCGAAGACACTCTGCCGCCGCAGAGGACGACGCCTCGTGCTGCGCCGCGACCGGCTGCCGATGCTCCGCGGCAGTCGCCTAGTACGGAGCGGCCGCCACCGGCCGCCCCAGTGGCGGAGGCCGCCCCAGCGGCCCCCACCGCCCCCATGGCCCCCGACGCAGCTGAGCTCCGATC gtccaccacaggccaacgACTCGTTGGCCAGATCTCCTGCGAGAGTAATTATCTCTCGCCGCCCGATGTCGAAACAGGGGGCGTCACAATGAACGACGCCCAGTGA